Proteins encoded in a region of the Pelmatolapia mariae isolate MD_Pm_ZW linkage group LG16_19, Pm_UMD_F_2, whole genome shotgun sequence genome:
- the cdca7a gene encoding cell division cycle-associated protein 7a → MPLTRSKKLAAQSPSTRMSLRSFRSVPLVPIETSSSSSDDSCDSFGSDGGYANMRNNLRQTRRTVEKRKVFEATSEEDTCSGFEENVISSRIKAMKVDAEPPRRGRKSNTLKVALNFPTKKTGMKRPASEPLPQPKVRDSDSEDEEENFMSKRALNIKENKEMLAKLMAELNKVPGLFPGRRMSLTTPRQAPRRSMGTPGSCRRNPERSSRPHTRSRSLVDGPPSPPPEEELEDKFSLVRKSRYYEEVDEPPRRRSFTGCKAIPHVVRPVEDITEMELQRICHNVREKVYNSSTGTTCHQCRQKTVDTKTNCRNPECLGVRGQFCGPCLRNRYGEEVRDALLNPEWQCPPCRGICNCSFCRAREGRCATGVLVYLAKYHGFDNVHAYLKSLRKELEESSE, encoded by the exons atgcctctcaCTCGCTCCAAG AAACTGGCCGCCCAGTCTCCATCCACCAGGATGAGCTTGAGGAGCTTCCGCAGCGTCCCGCTAGTTCCCATTGAgacttcctcctcttcttctgatGACAGTTGCGACAGTTTTGGCTCCGATGGAGGCTATGCAAATATG AGGAACAACTTGAGACAGACGAGGAGAACGGTGGAGAAGCGGAAAGTGTTTGAGGCTACCTCGGAGGAGGACACGTGCAGCGGGTTTGAGGAGAATGTGATCAGCAGTCGGATAAAAGCTATG aAAGTAGATGCTGAACCCCCGAGACGTGGCCGCAAGTCCAACACCCTGAAGGTTGCCTTAAATTTCCCCACCAAAAAGACGGGCATGAAGAGGCCTGCATCTGAACCACTGCCTCAGCCTAAAGTACGAGACTCTGACtcggaggatgaagaggagaacTTCATGAGCAAAAGAGCCCTGAATATTAAGGAGAACAAAGAAATG CTTGCAAAGCTCATGGCAGAACTGAACAAAGTGCCTGGACTCTTTCCTGGAAGGCGGATGTCGTTAACTACG CCCCGACAGGCACCTCGGCGGTCCATGGGAACCCCGGGATCCTGCAGGAGAAATCCAGAGCGTTCGTCTCGGCCCCACACACGGTCCCGCTCCCTGGTGGACGGACCTCCCAGCCCACCTCCAGAGGAAGAGCTTGAGGACAAGTTCAGCCTGGTTCGCAAAAGTCGCTACTATGAGGAAGTTGATGAACCT CCCCGTCGCCGATCCTTCACTGGATGCAAGGCCATCCCCCATGTAGTGAGGCCTGTGGAGGACATCACAGAGATGGAGCTGCAGCGCATCTGCCACAATGTGCGAGAGAAAGTCTACAACAGCTCCACT GGAACCACTTGCCACCAGTGCCGCCAGAAGACAGTCGACACCAAAACTAACTGCCGTAATCCAGAGTGCCTGGGCGTCAGGGGTCAGTTCTGCGGCCCGTGTCTCCGTAACCGCTACGGAGAAGAGGTCCGAGATGCTCTGCTGAATCCG GAGTGGCAGTGCCCACCATGCAGAGGGATCTGTAACTGCAGCTTCTGCCGGGCCCGAGAAGGCCGCTGCGCGACGGGAGTGTTGGTGTACCTGGCCAAATACCACGGCTTTGACAATGTGCACGCCTACCTGAAAAG ctTGAGAAAGGAGCTGGAAGAAAGCAGTGAGTGA